One genomic window of Cololabis saira isolate AMF1-May2022 chromosome 3, fColSai1.1, whole genome shotgun sequence includes the following:
- the osbpl3b gene encoding oxysterol-binding protein-related protein 3 isoform X4, whose translation MTADSWEIVDSLRGGCSSVVEPQKQEGYMLKRRKWPMKGWHKRFFLLDKGILKYGKCSSDIEKGKLHGCIDVGLSVMAVKKKAKCIDLDAEENIYHLKIKSQELFDEWVSKLRHHRVYRQNEIAICPNEKSFYYPHYPSPKSPSRAEGASIRRCMSIRRQSTVHSPGVFPLSSNSQAKVAAWLQSSDDMDKCSKDLSVCEASLLELNHLLQSMEVLHRTYSAPSIQALQASPFDSPKKDKRLPRKWRNKNYNKDVKTTLQVPSCFSSGSIRLHASNPNLSTAAVGSEKADPECLDCPFDVAKLQEDFCRVAANLHATMKSVLNSLTSERERLKQCLDYESCPPTSPRVVNLKNTLAATLTQNSELRERLNKIHAESHITEPTLINLSAPVQKQDSVEDSHPLVHQVSNESRASIAESLSEFFDAQEVLLSASSSENEVSEDDSNISDISDNISIDNFSNEMESERPNSEGAALCQRRSCLPSPSPNNSTISLWNILRNNIGKDLSKVAMPVHLNEPLNTLQRLCEELEYSELLDRAANTQDPLQRMMYIATFVVSGYASSYYRTGGKPFNPVLGESYECDRSDKGFRFVAEQVSHHPPISACHAESKNFVFWQDVRCKNKFWGKSMEIVPVGSTHVTLPGFGDHYEWNKVTSCIHNILSGQLWIEHYGEVSIKNHSRDICQCKINFVKAKYWNSSVNEVEGTITDNKGKVVHRLFGKWHEAIFCGDPPSATCIWRANAMPVNHEQYYGFTKFAIELNELEPSLKLLLPPTDTRYRVDQRLLEDGDLEAAEEQKQRIEQLQRDRRRVLQENSVSHQPKFFRKSEDDAWVSNNTYWDLRKEPGFANMDISALW comes from the exons ctggGAAATAGTGGACAGCCTGCGCGGAGGCTGCAGCAGCGTTGTGGAGCCCCAGAAGCAGGAGGGCTACATGCTGAAGAGAAGAAAGTGGCCTATGAAGGGCTGGCACAAG agattttttttacttgacaAGGGAATCCTCAAGTATGGCAAATGCAGTTCTGat ATTGAAAAGGGGAAATTGCATGGTTGCATCGACGTGGGCCTCTCTGTCATGGCTGTTAAGAAGAAAGCCAAGTGTATTGATCTTGACGCCGAGGAAAACATCTATCACTTGAAG ATTAAGTCACAGGAACTGTTTGACGAATGGGTTTCCAAGCTGCGCCATCATCGGGTCTATCGGCAAAATGAGATTGCCATTTGCCCTAACGAGAAGTCCTTCTACTACCCCCACTACCCCTCCCCCAAATCCCCCAGCCGGGCAGAGGGAGCCTCCATCAGAAGG TGCATGTCTATACGAAGGCAGTCCACCGTGCATTCTCCTGGAGTCTTCCCTCTGAGCTCCAACAGCCAGGCCAAAGTAGCCGCCTGGCTCCAGTCATCTGACGACATGGACAAATGCTCCAAAG ACTTGTCAGTATGTGAAGCCAGCTTGCTGGAGTTGAATCACCTTCTTCAGAGCATGGAAGTTCTTCACCGCACCTACTCTGCTCCATCTATCCAGGCACTACAG GCTTCTCCATTTGACAGTCCCAAAAAAGATAAACGACTCCCAAGGAAATGGCGCAATAAAAATTACAATAAGGATGTCAAAACTACGCTCCAG GTACCCAGCTGCTTCTCATCTGGCTCTATCCGCCTCCATGCCTCTAACCCCAATCTCTCCACTGCTGCAGTCGGCAGTGAGAAAGCTGACCCCGAATGTCTGGATTGTCCTTTTGATGTAGCAAAGCTGCAGGAAGACTTCTGCCGTGTTGCAGCCAACT TGCATGCAACCATGAAGTCAGTGCTGAATTCACTAACATCTGAGAGGGAGAGATTAAAACAGTGTCTGGATTACGAATCATGTCCCCCTACGTCACCGCGAGTTGTCAATTTGAAGAACACACTGGCAGCG ACTTTAACCCAAAACTCGGAGCTGAGAGAGCGCCTGAACAAGATTCATGCTGAATCCCACATCACAGAGCCCACACTAATAAATCTCTCTGCCCCTGTGCAG AAACAGGACTCTGTGGAAGACTCCCATCCTCTGGTACACCAAGTCTCCAATGAGAGCAGAGCTTCAATTGCTGAGTCGTTGTCTGAGTTTTTTGATGCACAGGAAGTTCTGTTGTCTGCTAGTTCCTCTGAAAATGAG gTGTCAGAAGACGACTCAAACATTAGTGACATTAGTGACAACATTTCCATTGACAATTTCAGTAATGAAATGGAAAGTGAAAGACCAAATTCAG AAGGCGCTGCCCTTTGTCAGCGTAGGTCCTGCCTGCCCTCTCCCAGCCCAAACAACAGCACCATCAGTCTGTGGAACATCCTAAGGAACAACATCGGCAAGGACCTGTCCAAGGTGGCGATGCCTGTGCATCTTAATGAGCCACTGAACACCCTGCAGAGACTGTGTGAGGAGCTGGAGTACAGTGAGCTGTTAGACAGGGCCGCTAACACACAGGACCCTTTGCAGCGTATG ATGTACATAGCCACTTTTGTTGTATCAGGCTATGCATCCAGctactacagaactggaggaaaacCCTTTAATCCTGTTCTAGGAGAGTCGTATGAATGTGACCGATCGGACAAAGGCTTTCGCTTTGTCGCAGAGCAG GTCAGCCATCATCCACCAATCTCAGCCTGCCATGCAGAGTCCAAAAACTTCGTCTTCTGGCAAG ATGTGAGGTGTAAGAACAAATTCTGGGGAAAGTCAATGGAGATCGTCCCCGTGGGAAGCACTCATGTGACTCTGCCAGG ATTCGGAGACCACTATGAATGGAACAAGGTGACATCCTGCATCCACAATATTCTCAGCGGGCAGCTCTGGATTGAGCATTATGGAGAAGTTTCCATCAAAAACCACAGCAGGGATATATGTCAATGCAAGATTAATTTTGTCAAG GCCAAATATTGGAATTCAAGTGTGAATGAGGTGGAAGGAACGATTACAGATAATAAAGGAAAGGTTGTCCACAGGCTCTTTGGAAAGTGGCATGAAGCTATTTTCTGTGGAGACCCACCATCAGCTACATGCATCTGGAGAGCAA ATGCGATGCCAGTCAACCATGAGCAGTACTATGGTTTTACAAAGTTTGCAATTGAGCTGAATGAATTGGAGCCATCTCTGAAACTACTGCTACCGCCTACAGACACCCGATATCGAGTGGACCAAAG